In the Aristaeella hokkaidonensis genome, GGATTTCAGCCTGAACCGGATCGCACGATATGCTTCCATGATAACGGCCGGAGGCGCTGTGCCGGTGGCCGTGCTGACCAAGGCAGACCAGTGTGCGGACGTTGAAGAAAAGGAACGGGAAACCGCCGCGCTGAGCGGGCAGATGGAGGCGGTGGCGGTAAGTTCCTATACAGGCTTTGGACTGGAACGGCTGCAGAAGTATTTTATCCCAGGAACGACGATTGCCCTGCTGGGTTCTTCCGGCGCGGGGAAATCCACCCTGATCAATACGCTGGCCGGGGAGGAGGTTATGCGCACCGGGGAGATCCGGGAGGCTGACTCCAAGGGAAGGCATACGACCACACACCGGGAAATCATCGAAATCAACGGAGTGAGCTTTATAGACACCCCCGGACTGCGGGAACTGGGGATGGTTGCGGCAGAGGAAGGCATCAGCGGTACATTCACTGATATAGCCGAACTGATCAGCCAGTGTGCTTTCTCAGACTGTACCCACCGCAGCGAACCAGGATGCGCTGTTCGTAATGCGTTGGCGGACGGCACGCTTTCTCCCGAACGCTGGGAACTGTACAATCGCCTTGAACAGGAAAACAGCTGGAGCAAGATCAAAAAGAATGAAAAGATGATGAATATTGCCATGGATAAGCGAAAACAACGGAAACACAGCGAATGGAAGGAGAGATGATTATTGAAGAGCATTGAAGAACAAGCGGTCATTTTATACGCACTGGAGAACTGTGAAATCAAACCATTCCCCGGACATCCGGGTGGACGGAACCGTATCCTGATCTGCTGCCGGAACGGGGAAAAGAAATATATACTCCGCATATCGGAATTGGGCGACCGGACCGGAGAGGATTACCTGGCAGAAACGGAATTCGTCCACTACCTGGCCCGGAACGGGGCACCGGTGGCGGATGTGATACCATCTGTTCACGGCAGGATGGTTGAATGCGTTGAGAAGGATGGACAGAAGATCTATCTCAGCCTGTTTGCCTACGCAAAAGGAATGCTGCTGTGTGACAATGGCTACCGTTACCGGGAGGGAGCACCTCTTGAAGAATACTTCTATAACACCGGCAAGGCGCTCGGTGTGATCCACAGGTTGTCCAGGGAGTTCAAACCGGTGCACCGGCGCCCGGAATTCTTTGATAAATACAACCGGGATTATATTGACCGCCTGATTCCGGATTCCTATGCGGAACTGAAGGATGCCATTAACAGACGGCTGGATGAATACGGGAAACTGCCCATGGACGCGGGGAACTACGGGCTGATTCATTTCGATTTCTGCGACGGGAATTACCATGTGGACATGAATACCGGCGATATTACTGTGTTCGATTTTGACAACTGTATTTACTGCTGGTATATGTTCGACCTGGCTCACGTCTGGACTCACGGCGTCGGCTGGTTCCGGAATGAGCCGGATCCGAAGAAACGCATGGCATATATGAAATGGTACTTTGATACAGTGCTTGAGGGCTACAGAAGCGAAACGGACGTATCCGAGGAGATGCTGGAGAAGCTTCCCCTGTTCATTGACATGACGCTGATCGAATTCATTGTTGATGAGTTTGAATGCTGCGAACGGGAAGGGGAAGAACCGGAGGAGGAAGACATCGGGGAGACAGCGGAATGCCTGATCCACGATATTCCTTATGCGGGTTTCGGGGAAGAATAACGCATGAAAGTGTGTACAAAGCAAATGAGCACCGCAGTGCGGTGCTCATTTGCGTATTGTGAGATTAATCCTTCAAGGCAAGTTCAGCGGCCCTGACCGCATGAATTTCGGTTGTGTCAAAAATCCTGAGCGCGGAGGATTCCTGCTGAACCAGCAGGCCGATTTCCGTACAGCCGAGAATGACGGCTTCCGCTCCTTTCTCCTTCAGGGCGGCAATGATACGGCTGAATTCGGCCCGGGAATCTTCCCTGATCTTGCCCAGGCACAGTTCTTTATAGATTACGTTGTTGACGATTTCCACGTCTTTTTCGTCCGGAATCAGTACGTCAAAGCCCCTGGCAATCAGCCTGGACTTATAGAAGTCCTGGGTCATCGTATACTTTGTTCCGAGCAGGGCAACCCTGCGGATGTTTGCCGCCTCCAGCTTATCGGCTGTCGCATCCGCAATATGGATAACGGGAACAGAGATTCCGGCCTGGATCTGATCAGCTACCTTATGCATGGTGTTGGTGCAGATAACAATAAAGTCCGCTCCGGCAGCTTCCAGCTTTTTCGCCGCGTCTCCCAGAATACCGGCGCTTTTGTCCCACTGGCCGGTGGCCTGGCATTCCTCAATCTCGGCAAATTCAACGCTGTAGAGAATGATCCTGGCAGAGTGCAGGCCGCCGAGTGTTTCCTTGACCTTTTCATTAATGATTCTGTAGTAGGGAATGGTGCTTTCCCAGCTCATCCCGCCGATTAATCCGATTGTTTTCATTTATTTTTCCTCTTGCCTGTTTATCAGGGCGAATTCGATTTCATCCAGTCCCTCTGTGATATTGTTCCTGTTTCCCGTTTCCCGGAAGCCTTTCCGGCAGTACAGCCGTTTCGCGTTCACATTGTTTTCGAGAATCCAGAGTGTGGGCGTGTCCGGACACAGGCTGACGGCATATTCCAGAAGGGCTGTTCCATAGCCTTTGTTCTGCCGATCCGGAATGATATACAGGTCTTCAATCAGGCTGCCGGTGAGGCTGACGATTCCGACAGGCTCATCGTCCAGCAGCATATATACTTTGCTTCCCTGCCGGATCTTCTCTGCAAGATATTCCAGCTGATGCTCCGGCGTGTGCAGGGCGATAAAGTCCGCGGTACAGAAGGAACGGTGTGAATCCTGCCAGGAGACAGAATGGATTTCCGCGGCCTGGTAAAGGTTTGACTGATCAACAGGGATAATGATCCTGCCGACTTCAGCAATCCAGTCTGCATACGCTTTTTCCCAGGTATCCAGGGCATACGGCCTTCTGGAATCCCCGATTGCCCGGGCATACTGTTCGGCGTGCTGAAGGAAGAAGGTCATGTTTTCCCGGGCTGTGAGAAGTTCCCTGAGGATGACACGGCTCCATATATTGGCTTCCGTGAACTGGGTTGTGGTTTTCAGAAGCTCCTCATACTGCTGTTTGTCGAAAGGAATCCGGATCTCTTCAATCTTCACGGTTCCGTTTTCCGCGATGTCGATTACGGTGTAGGGGACGTTGTTCAGGATTCCGTCCAGGGGCAGGCCGCAGGAACCGGGATTGATGAGCCATGTGTTCCTGTTATGGGCTTTGTAACTCCACTGCACATGGGTATGACCGAAAAGATAAATACCTTCTTCCAGTTCGGACAGCCGGTCCCGGAATCCGGTATCCTGATCCCAGAAACTACGGATATCGCACGAAAGGGATTCCGGTGTGACAGCGGAGCAGGCATATTTTTCCGCCAGGACGACAGGTCCGCATGTCCCGGATTCACAGCTGCCGATCCAGCCGGAAGAAGCATGTGAAACATGGATGCGGACACCATTGCGGATGAATTCCAGCGTGTACGGCAGATCCATCAGATACCGGAGGTTATCGGGACTGATATTCCGGAAACACCAGTAAGAAATCTGCATCTGGCCGTCAGTCCAGCTGCACTGGTCTTTTCCAATCAGGTTTTCCAGGTAGCTTTCTTCATTTCCACGGATGATATGTTTGTTTTTAATCCGCCGGATTGTGGTGATGCAGTCATCCGGGAATGGACCGCTCAGACAGTAATCGCCGGCAAAAATATATTCCGAGACCCCCTGCTTTTCCGCATCCGCAAGCACAGCCTTGAGTGCGGGCAGGTTTCCGTGAATATCCGATATGACAGCAATTTTCATTTTTCCGGTTCTCCCGGATCAGCATTCCGGATTGGTTTGCCGATCTTCATCTTCCTGCGCCAGTCGGGCGCTTCACCATCATCCGCCCAATATTCATCCATTTCAACGATTTTCCCATTTTCAATCCGGAGGAAGCTCACAACGTGAAAGGACATACTCCTGTCAAGGGGATAAACCCGGCCGGCCAGGATGACGGTGTTTCCGGATTCCTCAACGCGTTCGATTTCCCCGGTCCAGTCATTCGGATAATCACAATTGACCCGGACGTATTCCGCTACTGTGAACTGCTCGTTGGAACAATGCCAGCGGATAACGGCATCCTCCCTAAACCAGGAAGGCAGACGTTCCCGGTTCTGAGAAAGAACATCCAGCCAGAAAGCTTTGTAATCCATGTTTTTCTCTCCGATCATACCTGCTTTGTATCGATCCAGATCAGCAACCGCTCATCTGTCTGCTCTGTAATCACACCGCCGTTGGCCAGCGCGACAGCCTGGGAAGGCTTGTTGTCCAGGCGGATGGTAACCAGGACTTTATCGATTCCCCTGTTATAAGCTTCGCCGATCAGCAGACGCAGAAGCTCTTTGCCGTAGCCTTTGCCGCGATACTGCGGCGCGATGCCGTAGCCGATATGGCCGCCGGCCTTCCGCAGGGCATCGGTCAGGCAATGCCGCAGTTTGCCAAAGCCGACAGGAACCCCGTCCGCATACAGCCAGTAGGTGGTAGAGGGAACTTTCCAGCCGTCAACGATGCCGTCCAGTTCAGGCTCCTGTGCTTTTTTGACAAGCCAGCTTTTATATTCTTCATAGGACAGCCCGTTAACGTTGTTCTGGAAGCCGTTCTCATCCAGGGGAATATCCTGCAGCATCTGATATACATCCATTCCGTCATTGACGGACAGTTTCCTGAGTTCCAGCATGATAGTCACACTCCTTTTTCAGGCCGGCCTGAAACTGTCTTTCTCCACGGCATCATACAGGTCACGCTGCATTTTGCCTTCGAAGTAGGCCTTCAGCTCCAGATTCCGGTCCCATTTTCCCTGATCATACATTCCGTAACGCCGCTTGACATCGGACATCCGATCCACCACATCCATGACGCCTTCCGCACCGGAAATGGCGTCGCACAGCTGGATCAGGCGGTCATAATCGTCAGGGATGATTTCCGCCAGCTTTGAGCGGATCAGGGCAGTTTCTCCCTCCGAGGTGTCGATTTTTCCGATGTAGCCTTCAAACTTCATTTCATTGAAGGAATGGGTCAGACAGATCCTGGCGGCATCCGGGTAGTCCAGGCTCATCATGTAGGTATAGCCGTCGGAAACATGCCCCAGGTGCCGGACACCGAACTTCCGGCCGATATCATGGAGCAGGCCCAGTACATACGCCTTATCCGGACAAAGACCGGCATAAAGGGCGATCTTTTCCGCACAGTGGGCAGCGGTCCGGCTGTGATTGCCCCAAGGCCCAGGGTTGCACTGTTCTGCTTCCGCCAGAAGCTTTTCCGCCTCCATCCGATCCGGATACCTGCCCTTGCCGGGATTGGCGATCCGGACATAATAATGCTCTTTGTCTTCAGCTACAACGCGTCCGCCGTTTTTAAGCATAATCCGCAGGGACGCGGGATTGTTCAGGAGAACGCGCAGGTAAATTTCTTCTTCCGGAACGATGCGGCGGGCCTCCTCCAGCGTCAGGCGCAGGCCTTCTGTTCCGTATCCTTTGCCGCGGAAAGGCTTTGCGATGAACTGGCCGATATGACCGGCGCCTGTCCGCAGGGATTCGCACAGGTAATGGCGGATCCGGAACTGGCCGACGATGGTATCGTCATCCCAGAGAAAGAAGAAGGTTTCCGGCACGTAGCCTTCCGGAAGTCCTTTGCCTTCAGAAAAGGCAAGCATTTCCGGCAGAGCCTTTTTTTCAAAATCCTCCCGGGAGACATCGTGCCAGGCATTGGTTAAGCCGTTTTCATCCTCGGGCATATCTTTCACGAACAGCCATTCTTTTTCAAGATCTTCCGTGCAGGCTTTTTTCAGGTAAATCATATGCTGCTCCCTGGTTTATTCTTTGGGTGATTGTGCGATGAACATGCCGTATTCCTTGGGAACACGCAGTACACCGTCTGTCATATGGGCTGTCAGGACGGAACGAACCGTTTCCCGCGGGAGGCTCCGCAGGTCTGACATGCCGGAGAGGGAATAGATGTAGTCCACCATATCCTCCACATTGGTGACGGCAAGGGAGTCTTCATACAGATCCTGCCGGATGTCCGCAAAGAAGGGACTCAGCTTTTCCTGCCCGTTTTGCAGGGTGAAAGCGGCATTGACGCCGGTTTCAACAGGCCGGTTACTGAACAGGCTGCCGATGTATTCCATCATGCCATGTTCACCGAAGGTGGCGCAGAAGAAAGTACCGCCCTCTTTCAGCACCCGGCTGACTTCCCGGAGCCCTTTGGGAAGATCCGGCACATGATAGAGCATCATGTTGGCGATGACTGCATCGAAGGTGTGATCCGGGTACGGAATATCCTGGATATCGATGACCCGGTATTCAATTGCGGTTTCATCCCGCAGGGTTTCCTTTGCCTGCTCCAGCATTCCTTCCGAGAAATCCGAAAGGATCAGCCGGGAACAGCGGCTGATCAGCTCTCCCTGTCCTTTCCACATATCACCTGTTCCGCAGCCGAGTTCCAGCACGGAAGCGTTTTCCGGAAACTGATAGTGGGAAGAAATCCAGCTGCCGAACCCCTGCTTGTTGGTGGAATATTTGCTGTGTATCGAAATCCTGGTATTCAGCTTTTCCGAGGTACCGTACTGTTTGGCCAGGACACTGGAATTAACGAGCTGATTCAATGTTTTGATCCTCCGTGAAGTGATGGCGCCGTCAGGAGAACGGTGCTATTACCGGAGAGTATACCATACAATCTACCAGCCAATCCAGAGCAATTAAATACCCTGATCGGGAAGTTTGAATATGGAAAGATCAATCCTACTGCCATTACATTCAGAATCCGGCATGAAAGAATTCATAAGTACGAGCAAATCCGCAGATGACAGAGAGATGAAAATCCGCAAAAGTGTTCCGAAGGCGTGGAATTATCCAGGAAATCCATCAGGCTTTCCAGACCTGCAGTATGATAAAAACGCATACTATCATTACTGCTGGTGGCTTCAAATGGTGATTGCCCTGATGTATTATGGGCTCATTACTAACCGGTTCCTTTTCAAGGCGGGACTTCACAAGTATAATGATGATATCAAGGAAAGGATGATTCAAATGATTCGGAAGGTTGAACGAGCAGATATTCCCGAATGTGTCCGGGTGATCCGGGACAGTTTCCGGACGGTTGCGGATGAATTCGGTTTTACAAAGGAGAATGCTCCCCGGTTTACGGCTTTTGCCATGACAGAGGAATGGCTGCTGTGGCAAATGGAAGGGGAGCACCGGCTGATGTTCGCTGACGAGGAAGACGGCGTTATCCGCGGCTATTACTCCCTGCAGCTGCTTGATTCCGGTGAGTGTGAACTGAATAACCTGTCGGTCCTTCCGGAATACAGGCATCAGGGAATCGGCGGCAGGATGCTGAAACATGCAATGGATACGGCCAGAGAACACCAGCGCAAGGTCATCAATCTAGGTATTGTGGAAGAGAACACCGTGCTGCGGCAATGGTATGAACGCAACGGCGCGGTTCATACGGGCACGGAGAAATATGATTTCTTTCCCTTTACCTGCGGATATATGAAGATCAGCCTGTAAACAGGAGTAAGGGCAGAAAGGAATCAAAATGATTATCCAGGACATCCGGGAAGAACTGGTTCGCCTGCAGGATCTCAAATACCGGGAGATGCAGGTTCAGATTATCCCATCGGTCAAACCGGAATCCATTATCGGTGTACGGACGCCGGAACTGCGGAAGATGGCGAAGGAACTTGCACAGTCGCAGGAGGTCAGCGTATTCCTGGAAGATCTGCCGCACATGTATTTTGAGGAGAACCAGCTGCACGCGTTCATCATTTCCGGCATGAAGGATTATGCGGAGTGCCTCAGTGTGCTGAACCGGTTTCTGCCCTATGTGGATAACTGGGCAACCTGCGACCAGATGTCGCCGCGTGTGTTCAAAAAACACCGGCAGGAACTGACGGAAAGTATCCGGGAGTGGATTTGCTCGGCAGACCCATATACGATCCGGTTCGGGATCGGAATGCTGATGGAACACTACCTGGAAGAGGACTTTAAGCCGGAGTAT is a window encoding:
- the rsgA gene encoding ribosome small subunit-dependent GTPase A; this translates as MEEKYRVILVHRDRYLVRNGAKELYCVLTGSLRYRDEYPVAGDYVEITENPFGDSLIRAILPRRTVFYRPDRGGHADGFAKTIQVQPLIANMDYVFIITSLNQDFSLNRIARYASMITAGGAVPVAVLTKADQCADVEEKERETAALSGQMEAVAVSSYTGFGLERLQKYFIPGTTIALLGSSGAGKSTLINTLAGEEVMRTGEIREADSKGRHTTTHREIIEINGVSFIDTPGLRELGMVAAEEGISGTFTDIAELISQCAFSDCTHRSEPGCAVRNALADGTLSPERWELYNRLEQENSWSKIKKNEKMMNIAMDKRKQRKHSEWKER
- a CDS encoding phosphotransferase enzyme family protein produces the protein MKSIEEQAVILYALENCEIKPFPGHPGGRNRILICCRNGEKKYILRISELGDRTGEDYLAETEFVHYLARNGAPVADVIPSVHGRMVECVEKDGQKIYLSLFAYAKGMLLCDNGYRYREGAPLEEYFYNTGKALGVIHRLSREFKPVHRRPEFFDKYNRDYIDRLIPDSYAELKDAINRRLDEYGKLPMDAGNYGLIHFDFCDGNYHVDMNTGDITVFDFDNCIYCWYMFDLAHVWTHGVGWFRNEPDPKKRMAYMKWYFDTVLEGYRSETDVSEEMLEKLPLFIDMTLIEFIVDEFECCEREGEEPEEEDIGETAECLIHDIPYAGFGEE
- a CDS encoding aspartate/glutamate racemase family protein yields the protein MKTIGLIGGMSWESTIPYYRIINEKVKETLGGLHSARIILYSVEFAEIEECQATGQWDKSAGILGDAAKKLEAAGADFIVICTNTMHKVADQIQAGISVPVIHIADATADKLEAANIRRVALLGTKYTMTQDFYKSRLIARGFDVLIPDEKDVEIVNNVIYKELCLGKIREDSRAEFSRIIAALKEKGAEAVILGCTEIGLLVQQESSALRIFDTTEIHAVRAAELALKD
- a CDS encoding GNAT family N-acetyltransferase, which codes for MKIAVISDIHGNLPALKAVLADAEKQGVSEYIFAGDYCLSGPFPDDCITTIRRIKNKHIIRGNEESYLENLIGKDQCSWTDGQMQISYWCFRNISPDNLRYLMDLPYTLEFIRNGVRIHVSHASSGWIGSCESGTCGPVVLAEKYACSAVTPESLSCDIRSFWDQDTGFRDRLSELEEGIYLFGHTHVQWSYKAHNRNTWLINPGSCGLPLDGILNNVPYTVIDIAENGTVKIEEIRIPFDKQQYEELLKTTTQFTEANIWSRVILRELLTARENMTFFLQHAEQYARAIGDSRRPYALDTWEKAYADWIAEVGRIIIPVDQSNLYQAAEIHSVSWQDSHRSFCTADFIALHTPEHQLEYLAEKIRQGSKVYMLLDDEPVGIVSLTGSLIEDLYIIPDRQNKGYGTALLEYAVSLCPDTPTLWILENNVNAKRLYCRKGFRETGNRNNITEGLDEIEFALINRQEEK
- a CDS encoding nuclear transport factor 2 family protein codes for the protein MDYKAFWLDVLSQNRERLPSWFREDAVIRWHCSNEQFTVAEYVRVNCDYPNDWTGEIERVEESGNTVILAGRVYPLDRSMSFHVVSFLRIENGKIVEMDEYWADDGEAPDWRRKMKIGKPIRNADPGEPEK
- a CDS encoding GNAT family N-acetyltransferase, with product MLELRKLSVNDGMDVYQMLQDIPLDENGFQNNVNGLSYEEYKSWLVKKAQEPELDGIVDGWKVPSTTYWLYADGVPVGFGKLRHCLTDALRKAGGHIGYGIAPQYRGKGYGKELLRLLIGEAYNRGIDKVLVTIRLDNKPSQAVALANGGVITEQTDERLLIWIDTKQV
- a CDS encoding GNAT family N-acetyltransferase; the protein is MIYLKKACTEDLEKEWLFVKDMPEDENGLTNAWHDVSREDFEKKALPEMLAFSEGKGLPEGYVPETFFFLWDDDTIVGQFRIRHYLCESLRTGAGHIGQFIAKPFRGKGYGTEGLRLTLEEARRIVPEEEIYLRVLLNNPASLRIMLKNGGRVVAEDKEHYYVRIANPGKGRYPDRMEAEKLLAEAEQCNPGPWGNHSRTAAHCAEKIALYAGLCPDKAYVLGLLHDIGRKFGVRHLGHVSDGYTYMMSLDYPDAARICLTHSFNEMKFEGYIGKIDTSEGETALIRSKLAEIIPDDYDRLIQLCDAISGAEGVMDVVDRMSDVKRRYGMYDQGKWDRNLELKAYFEGKMQRDLYDAVEKDSFRPA
- a CDS encoding class I SAM-dependent methyltransferase — translated: MNQLVNSSVLAKQYGTSEKLNTRISIHSKYSTNKQGFGSWISSHYQFPENASVLELGCGTGDMWKGQGELISRCSRLILSDFSEGMLEQAKETLRDETAIEYRVIDIQDIPYPDHTFDAVIANMMLYHVPDLPKGLREVSRVLKEGGTFFCATFGEHGMMEYIGSLFSNRPVETGVNAAFTLQNGQEKLSPFFADIRQDLYEDSLAVTNVEDMVDYIYSLSGMSDLRSLPRETVRSVLTAHMTDGVLRVPKEYGMFIAQSPKE
- a CDS encoding GNAT family N-acetyltransferase, whose translation is MIRKVERADIPECVRVIRDSFRTVADEFGFTKENAPRFTAFAMTEEWLLWQMEGEHRLMFADEEDGVIRGYYSLQLLDSGECELNNLSVLPEYRHQGIGGRMLKHAMDTAREHQRKVINLGIVEENTVLRQWYERNGAVHTGTEKYDFFPFTCGYMKISL
- a CDS encoding DNA alkylation repair protein yields the protein MIIQDIREELVRLQDLKYREMQVQIIPSVKPESIIGVRTPELRKMAKELAQSQEVSVFLEDLPHMYFEENQLHAFIISGMKDYAECLSVLNRFLPYVDNWATCDQMSPRVFKKHRQELTESIREWICSADPYTIRFGIGMLMEHYLEEDFKPEYPKMVAAVRSEEYYVNMMIAWYFATALAKQYGAVLPFITEHRLDDWTHNKAIQKSIESYRITPEQKEYLKSLKIRRK